Proteins encoded together in one Chryseobacterium sp. G0201 window:
- a CDS encoding glycosyl hydrolase family 95 catalytic domain-containing protein: MLKIIQHKIFLLAFGTVISISVQAQQNLKLTYNKPAENWNEALPIGNGRLGAMVFGGTSQEHLQLNEETIWAGEPGNNVPKNTFDSIQKIRKLLNEGQFEQAQKLSNTTYPRAAPKDLNYGMPYQTMGDLFLDFKGHENFKNYTRTLDIEKALSTVSYEVNGVTFKREIFSSFVDNVIIIKLSSSKKGSLNFSINASTPHLKKSIFTEKNQLMITGTSGSVDNKIGKINFKTVVVPVLKGGKLTSTQDQLNISGTDEVVIYVSIATNFKKYNDISGNPDTRVSEYLQSALNKKYEVELKAHIQKYQKYFKRVSLDLGTTEQAKKTTDVRIKEFGSSQDPDLVALYFQFGRYLLISSSQQGTQPANLQGIWNYQLNPAWDSKYTVNINTEMNYWPAENTNLSEMHEPLFDMIQDLSVTGQESAKEMYHARGWNMHHNTDLWRITGIVDGGFYGMWPMGGAWLTQHLWNHYLYTGDKEFLRKYYSALKGSALFYLDVLQQDPSKKYLVVSPSMSPENTYMKSVGITAGTTMDNQLVFDVFNNFINASKVLNEDKNLSDEVETALNKLPPMQIGQHAQLQEWLKDMDRIDDKHRHISHLYGLFPSGQISPFRNPDLTEAAKNSMTYRGDKSTGWSMGWKVNWWARLLDGNRAFKLISDQLTPAPMETKGQSGGTYPNLLDAHPPFQIDGNFGCTSGIAEMLLQSYDGYLYILPALPDALPNGNIKGLKARGGFEIDIEWENSQLKKLTVKSTLGGNCRIRIAKNINLKSKTQLKKSTGENPNEYYQINSIKAPLVSEKAELKGFPVPETQVFDFNTEKGNIYTFEVK; this comes from the coding sequence ATGCTAAAAATCATTCAACATAAAATCTTTTTATTGGCTTTTGGAACGGTGATTTCAATTTCTGTTCAAGCACAACAGAATTTAAAACTCACCTACAACAAACCTGCAGAAAACTGGAACGAAGCTCTACCTATCGGAAACGGAAGATTGGGAGCAATGGTTTTTGGCGGAACTTCGCAGGAGCATCTTCAACTTAATGAAGAAACAATCTGGGCCGGCGAACCTGGAAATAATGTTCCAAAAAATACATTTGACAGCATCCAAAAAATCAGGAAACTGTTGAATGAAGGTCAATTTGAACAAGCTCAAAAACTCTCCAATACAACGTATCCAAGAGCTGCTCCAAAAGATTTGAATTACGGAATGCCCTATCAAACGATGGGCGATTTGTTTCTTGATTTTAAAGGTCATGAAAATTTTAAAAATTATACCAGAACTTTAGACATTGAAAAAGCTTTAAGCACAGTTTCTTACGAAGTAAATGGCGTAACTTTCAAGCGAGAAATCTTCTCTTCTTTTGTTGATAATGTTATCATAATTAAATTATCTTCAAGCAAAAAAGGAAGCTTAAACTTTTCCATCAACGCTTCTACTCCACATTTAAAAAAATCAATTTTTACGGAGAAAAATCAATTGATGATTACCGGAACAAGTGGTTCTGTTGACAATAAAATCGGGAAAATCAATTTCAAAACGGTTGTTGTTCCTGTTTTAAAAGGTGGAAAATTAACCTCAACTCAAGATCAACTCAATATTTCAGGAACGGATGAAGTGGTTATTTATGTTTCGATTGCAACGAATTTTAAAAAATATAACGATATTTCAGGAAATCCAGATACGAGAGTTTCGGAATATTTACAATCAGCTTTAAACAAAAAATATGAAGTTGAATTAAAAGCTCACATTCAAAAATATCAGAAATATTTCAAACGCGTCAGTCTTGATTTAGGAACAACCGAACAGGCAAAGAAAACAACCGACGTTAGAATAAAAGAATTTGGGAGTTCACAAGATCCTGATTTGGTGGCTTTGTATTTCCAGTTTGGTCGTTATCTTTTGATTTCCTCTTCGCAACAGGGAACTCAGCCTGCAAATCTTCAGGGAATCTGGAATTATCAGTTAAATCCGGCTTGGGATAGTAAATATACCGTCAATATCAATACAGAAATGAATTACTGGCCCGCCGAAAACACGAATCTGAGTGAAATGCACGAGCCTTTATTCGACATGATTCAGGATTTATCGGTAACCGGACAGGAATCTGCCAAAGAAATGTATCACGCAAGAGGCTGGAATATGCATCACAATACAGATTTGTGGAGAATCACTGGTATTGTAGACGGTGGTTTCTACGGAATGTGGCCGATGGGCGGAGCGTGGCTCACACAACATCTTTGGAATCATTATTTATACACCGGTGACAAAGAATTTTTGAGAAAATATTATTCTGCTTTAAAAGGTTCAGCTTTATTTTATCTGGATGTTCTTCAACAAGATCCTTCGAAAAAATATTTGGTTGTTTCCCCTTCCATGTCGCCGGAAAATACTTACATGAAAAGCGTCGGAATTACTGCAGGAACAACGATGGATAATCAATTGGTTTTTGATGTTTTTAATAATTTTATTAATGCTTCGAAAGTTCTTAATGAAGATAAAAACCTTTCGGATGAAGTGGAAACTGCCTTAAATAAACTTCCGCCCATGCAAATCGGGCAACATGCTCAATTGCAGGAATGGTTGAAAGATATGGACAGAATCGATGATAAACACAGGCATATTTCGCATTTGTACGGACTTTTTCCTTCAGGACAAATTTCACCTTTCAGAAACCCTGATCTGACGGAAGCTGCAAAAAATTCCATGACGTATCGTGGCGATAAATCAACAGGCTGGTCGATGGGCTGGAAAGTCAATTGGTGGGCAAGATTATTGGATGGAAACAGGGCTTTTAAATTAATTTCAGATCAATTAACGCCTGCTCCGATGGAAACAAAAGGACAATCGGGAGGAACGTATCCTAATCTTTTGGACGCGCATCCGCCTTTTCAGATTGATGGAAATTTTGGCTGTACATCGGGAATTGCTGAGATGTTGCTCCAAAGTTATGACGGTTATCTTTACATTTTACCGGCACTTCCAGATGCTTTACCGAATGGAAATATTAAAGGTTTAAAAGCCAGAGGTGGCTTTGAAATCGATATCGAATGGGAAAATTCTCAATTGAAAAAATTAACTGTCAAATCTACTTTAGGAGGAAATTGCAGAATCAGAATTGCGAAAAATATCAATTTAAAATCTAAGACTCAATTAAAAAAATCAACAGGAGAAAATCCTAATGAATATTATCAGATAAATTCAATTAAGGCACCTTTAGTTTCTGAAAAAGCAGAATTAAAAGGTTTTCCCGTTCCTGAAACACAGGTTTTTGATTTTAATACTGAAAAAGGTAACATTTATACTTTTGAAGTTAAGTAG
- a CDS encoding alpha/beta hydrolase produces the protein MKNSVFILLILFFTQFSAQEKIMVWPKGQMPNSKGLQLKTEEKDGRIIQIKETELFAFLPPKEERKQMAVIVIPGGGYYKLTYDLGGYQIAKWFNTQGISAFVLNYRLPTSPDLKQKEIAPLQDVQAAIKYLRKNAEQYGISPEQIGVIGTSAGGHLAATVSNIPTDYTELKGDWGSFSTIPNFAILVSPVIDLGEFAHIGSRNSLLGENASSEKIKEYSMQNRVTEKTPPTILFHAQNDKTVPVMNSILYYQEMTKNKVKGAMFIFPEGEHKIGITNKSELTDNWKKLCADWLKTIGNK, from the coding sequence ATGAAAAACTCTGTTTTTATATTATTAATTTTATTCTTCACTCAATTCTCTGCTCAGGAAAAAATCATGGTTTGGCCAAAAGGTCAGATGCCAAATTCCAAAGGATTACAGTTAAAAACCGAAGAAAAAGACGGAAGAATTATACAAATAAAGGAAACCGAACTCTTTGCGTTTTTACCTCCAAAAGAAGAAAGAAAACAGATGGCCGTCATCGTCATTCCCGGTGGTGGATATTATAAACTGACTTACGATTTGGGTGGTTATCAAATTGCAAAATGGTTTAATACACAAGGAATTTCTGCTTTCGTTTTAAATTACAGATTACCGACTTCTCCAGATTTAAAGCAAAAAGAAATCGCTCCATTACAGGATGTTCAGGCAGCGATAAAATATCTTAGAAAAAATGCTGAGCAATATGGTATTTCACCGGAACAGATTGGAGTTATTGGCACTTCAGCTGGTGGACATCTGGCTGCAACGGTGAGTAATATTCCTACAGATTATACAGAATTAAAAGGTGATTGGGGAAGTTTTTCTACCATTCCAAATTTTGCTATTCTTGTTTCTCCGGTCATCGATTTGGGAGAATTTGCCCATATTGGAAGCCGTAACAGTTTACTCGGCGAAAATGCCTCTTCGGAAAAAATCAAGGAATATTCTATGCAAAATAGAGTGACGGAAAAAACTCCACCCACCATATTATTTCATGCTCAAAACGATAAAACAGTTCCTGTGATGAACAGCATTCTCTATTATCAGGAAATGACAAAAAATAAAGTAAAAGGTGCAATGTTTATTTTCCCGGAAGGCGAACATAAAATCGGCATTACCAACAAATCTGAACTGACCGACAACTGGAAAAAACTGTGCGCAGACTGGCTTAAAACGATAGGTAATAAGTAA
- a CDS encoding cupin domain-containing protein — protein sequence MKFKKEPFFDGNSEWEDLGGGVSRQFVGYNSQVMMVIVKFEKDAIGALHQHFHSQITYVASGKFEVTVDGEVKILQQGDGFFAQPNIFHGVKCLEAGQLIDSFTPFREDFLKD from the coding sequence ATGAAGTTCAAAAAAGAACCTTTCTTTGACGGTAATTCCGAATGGGAAGATTTAGGAGGTGGAGTATCACGACAATTCGTTGGGTACAATTCTCAAGTGATGATGGTGATTGTAAAGTTTGAAAAAGATGCGATTGGAGCTTTGCATCAGCATTTTCATTCGCAGATCACATATGTTGCTTCGGGAAAATTTGAAGTAACTGTTGACGGTGAGGTTAAAATTCTACAACAAGGGGACGGATTTTTTGCGCAGCCTAATATTTTTCATGGCGTAAAATGTCTGGAAGCAGGTCAGTTGATTGATTCGTTTACCCCGTTTAGAGAGGATTTTCTTAAAGATTAA
- a CDS encoding rhamnogalacturonan acetylesterase: MKKLTALFLFLSVLTFAQKQTLFLIGDSTMANKENPDKNPEHGWGQVLPQFLTGIEIQNHAMNGRSSKSFRTEGRWDKVEKQLKKGDFVIIQFGHNDQKLKDSTKFTNPYTQYRANLERYVNETRAKGATPILMTSIVRRNFNENGVLIDTHKEYPLVVRMVANDLKVPFVDLQLLTEQLEVSYGPENSKKLHLHYKEGEDPYYPKGKDDDTHLSTLGAESVAKLAVKNLKSLKIGLEKYIK; encoded by the coding sequence ATGAAAAAGCTTACTGCACTATTTTTATTTCTGTCAGTACTGACATTCGCACAAAAGCAAACCCTATTCCTCATCGGTGATTCTACGATGGCCAACAAGGAAAATCCTGACAAAAATCCGGAACACGGTTGGGGACAGGTTTTACCACAATTTTTAACAGGAATTGAGATTCAGAATCATGCGATGAACGGCAGAAGTTCAAAAAGCTTCAGAACAGAAGGAAGATGGGATAAAGTTGAAAAGCAGCTTAAAAAAGGAGATTTCGTGATTATCCAGTTTGGGCATAATGATCAGAAGCTGAAAGATTCTACAAAATTTACCAATCCTTATACTCAGTACAGAGCCAATCTTGAAAGATATGTGAATGAAACCAGAGCAAAAGGCGCAACACCAATTCTGATGACTTCCATAGTAAGAAGAAATTTCAATGAAAATGGAGTTCTAATTGATACTCATAAAGAATACCCGTTGGTCGTAAGAATGGTTGCGAATGATCTGAAAGTTCCTTTCGTAGATTTGCAGTTATTAACAGAACAACTTGAAGTTTCTTACGGTCCTGAAAATTCAAAAAAGCTTCATTTGCATTATAAAGAAGGCGAAGATCCATACTATCCGAAAGGAAAAGACGATGACACGCATTTATCAACACTTGGAGCAGAATCTGTTGCAAAATTGGCAGTGAAGAATTTGAAGAGTTTGAAAATTGGATTGGAGAAATATATTAAATAG
- a CDS encoding pectinesterase family protein: protein MKKLFLILFISMANFLLAGNNPYIKITVAKDGSGDFTSIQKAINSIRDLGPAEALIFIKSGTYNEKVVITSSKHKITLEGENKDNTIITNNDFSGKLDSFNEKMTTFNSYTLLVMGDDIKISNLTIQNSSCNEGQAVSLHVEGDRFIIKNSKILGCQDTIYSATNHSRQYFENCYIEGTTDFIFGQATVVFKNCTIKSLADSYITAAATEADRKYGFVFFDCQLIAKEGITKVYLGRPWRAYAKTVFINTEMGKHILPEGWNPWKDDKMFPDKDKTAYYAEFRSKGDGGNATNRVNWSHQLTKKDLKNYTLEKIFDGWNPEHK from the coding sequence ATGAAAAAATTATTTTTAATTCTCTTCATTTCAATGGCAAATTTTCTCTTAGCAGGAAATAATCCATACATCAAAATTACCGTAGCCAAAGACGGAAGCGGAGATTTTACATCGATTCAGAAAGCGATCAATTCAATTCGAGATTTAGGTCCGGCAGAAGCTTTGATTTTCATTAAATCCGGAACTTATAATGAAAAAGTTGTTATTACATCTTCAAAACATAAAATCACGCTAGAAGGCGAAAATAAAGACAATACTATCATTACCAACAATGATTTTTCAGGAAAACTCGATTCGTTTAATGAAAAAATGACGACATTCAATTCCTACACTTTATTGGTAATGGGCGATGATATTAAAATTAGTAATCTGACGATTCAAAACAGTTCTTGTAACGAAGGGCAGGCAGTTTCTCTTCATGTTGAAGGTGACCGTTTTATCATTAAAAATTCAAAAATTCTGGGTTGTCAGGACACAATTTATTCCGCAACCAATCACAGCAGACAATATTTTGAAAACTGTTATATCGAAGGAACAACAGACTTTATTTTCGGACAGGCAACGGTTGTTTTTAAAAATTGTACCATTAAAAGTTTAGCAGATTCTTACATCACTGCAGCCGCAACAGAAGCCGACAGAAAGTACGGCTTTGTTTTTTTTGATTGTCAATTAATTGCTAAAGAAGGTATCACAAAAGTTTATTTGGGAAGACCGTGGAGGGCTTACGCCAAAACCGTTTTCATCAATACAGAAATGGGAAAACACATTCTTCCCGAAGGCTGGAATCCTTGGAAAGACGATAAAATGTTTCCTGATAAAGATAAAACGGCATATTATGCAGAATTCAGAAGCAAAGGCGACGGCGGAAACGCAACAAATCGTGTAAACTGGTCGCATCAATTGACAAAAAAAGACTTGAAAAATTATACGTTAGAAAAGATTTTTGATGGTTGGAATCCTGAACATAAATAA
- a CDS encoding alpha/beta hydrolase has translation MNFSKKLTYISIFWLGGTLAFGQVPRPNATPYTNEATYEKFKKKYSFITPIDRPVPQNIGVDKDVEYTNINGLSLKADVYYPLDKSKTYPGIAMVHGGGWVSGSKENEKFMAMELASKGYVVIAIGYRLADVAKYPAGVEDIETGIQWLKKNHSIYSLNKKKMVVLGESAGAQIATLVGVKKKNKLQAIVNVDGVVSFIHEESGKEGTYDAYWLGYPQKDNPKIWKEASPLEYVDKNTPPTLFINSSQPRFHAGRDDMMKKLKSYNISTKFHEIKDSPHSFWSAEPWFTETLNLTVDFLNKVLK, from the coding sequence ATGAATTTTAGCAAAAAACTTACTTATATTTCTATTTTTTGGTTAGGAGGCACATTAGCATTCGGTCAAGTTCCACGACCGAATGCTACTCCTTACACCAATGAAGCGACGTATGAAAAATTCAAGAAAAAATATTCTTTCATCACACCTATCGACCGACCTGTTCCGCAAAACATCGGAGTTGATAAAGATGTAGAATATACCAACATCAACGGACTTTCCTTAAAAGCTGATGTCTACTACCCTCTCGATAAATCAAAAACGTATCCGGGAATTGCTATGGTTCACGGTGGTGGCTGGGTTTCAGGAAGTAAGGAGAATGAAAAATTTATGGCAATGGAATTAGCCTCAAAAGGATATGTTGTCATCGCAATCGGATATCGGTTGGCTGATGTCGCAAAATATCCTGCAGGAGTTGAAGATATTGAAACGGGAATTCAATGGTTAAAGAAAAATCATTCAATATATTCTTTAAACAAAAAGAAAATGGTGGTTTTGGGTGAATCCGCCGGAGCCCAAATTGCGACTTTAGTTGGGGTTAAGAAAAAGAATAAATTGCAGGCAATCGTCAATGTAGATGGCGTTGTTTCTTTCATTCATGAAGAATCCGGCAAAGAAGGAACTTACGATGCCTATTGGCTGGGTTATCCACAAAAAGACAATCCGAAAATCTGGAAAGAAGCTTCACCTTTGGAATATGTGGATAAAAATACACCTCCTACTCTTTTCATCAACAGTTCACAACCTCGTTTTCATGCAGGAAGAGACGATATGATGAAGAAACTGAAGAGTTATAATATTTCGACAAAATTTCATGAAATTAAAGATTCTCCACATTCATTTTGGTCTGCAGAACCCTGGTTTACAGAAACATTGAATTTAACGGTTGACTTTTTAAATAAAGTTTTAAAATAG
- a CDS encoding glycoside hydrolase family 28 protein, whose protein sequence is MKKSLKVIGLVAAMMFSGQTYAQNLDIYKNIEFKMPQVTETSFAANTVSITQYGGVAGGNIKNTEAFKKAIEDLSKKGGGKLVVPRGMWLTGPIELKSNINLHVEEGAFIVFSKDKADYPLVDVSFEGLNTIRCQSPISARNATNIAITGKGVIDGSGDAWRAIKKSKVAESEWKEIVKSGGILSADGKNWYPSESYKKGFESSSSFNVPDKISKEELTTVKDFLRPVMVSLVGCDKVLLDGPTFQNSPAWNLHPLMCTNVILRNLTVRNPWFSQNGDGVDLESCKNVLIYDNTFDVGDDAICIKSGKNEDGRKRNMPTENVIIKNNVVYHAHGGFVVGSEMSGGARNIHVSDCTFIGTDIGLRFKTTRGRGGIVENIYIKNIDMINIPTQTIGFNMFYEGASPVLEDGQKQEGNKAPEKAYPVTEETPIFRNIFFKNINAVNSYEAITLFGLAEMNLKNIVIEDSQFDTKKALTIVDAEGIQLKNVKLKYSEGTGATVYNSKNINLSTVKFESATKPFVKVLGNKTEAVLLPKEVKSDKNSLSIGTDVAKNAVK, encoded by the coding sequence ATGAAGAAGTCTCTCAAAGTTATCGGTTTAGTAGCCGCAATGATGTTTTCAGGGCAAACGTATGCTCAGAATCTGGATATTTATAAAAACATTGAGTTTAAAATGCCTCAGGTTACAGAAACTTCTTTTGCCGCAAACACCGTTTCAATCACTCAATATGGTGGCGTTGCAGGCGGAAATATAAAAAATACAGAAGCTTTCAAAAAAGCGATCGAGGATTTAAGTAAAAAAGGAGGCGGAAAATTAGTCGTTCCCCGCGGAATGTGGCTCACAGGCCCAATTGAGCTAAAAAGCAACATTAATCTTCATGTGGAAGAAGGTGCTTTTATCGTTTTCAGTAAAGATAAAGCAGATTATCCTTTAGTTGATGTAAGTTTTGAAGGACTAAATACCATTCGTTGCCAGTCTCCAATTTCAGCAAGAAATGCAACTAACATTGCTATCACTGGAAAAGGGGTGATTGACGGAAGCGGTGACGCATGGAGAGCCATCAAAAAAAGCAAAGTCGCAGAATCTGAATGGAAAGAAATCGTAAAATCTGGCGGAATTCTATCTGCTGATGGTAAAAACTGGTATCCTTCAGAAAGCTATAAAAAAGGATTTGAAAGCAGTTCAAGCTTCAATGTTCCTGATAAAATTTCTAAAGAAGAACTAACAACGGTTAAAGATTTCCTTCGTCCAGTTATGGTAAGTCTGGTTGGATGCGACAAAGTTTTATTAGACGGCCCAACTTTCCAGAATTCTCCGGCTTGGAACCTTCACCCATTGATGTGTACCAATGTTATTTTAAGAAATCTTACGGTTAGAAATCCTTGGTTTTCTCAAAACGGTGACGGTGTAGACTTGGAATCTTGTAAAAATGTTTTGATCTACGATAATACTTTCGATGTTGGTGACGATGCAATTTGTATTAAATCAGGGAAAAATGAAGACGGAAGAAAAAGAAATATGCCAACTGAAAATGTTATCATTAAAAACAATGTGGTCTACCACGCTCACGGAGGTTTTGTGGTAGGAAGTGAAATGTCCGGCGGAGCGAGAAATATCCATGTTTCCGACTGTACTTTCATCGGAACTGATATTGGTCTTCGTTTCAAAACAACCCGTGGAAGAGGTGGAATCGTTGAAAATATTTACATTAAAAATATTGATATGATCAACATTCCGACACAGACAATTGGTTTCAATATGTTCTATGAAGGAGCTTCTCCGGTTTTGGAAGACGGACAAAAACAAGAAGGCAACAAAGCACCGGAAAAGGCGTATCCGGTAACAGAAGAAACTCCGATTTTCAGAAATATTTTCTTTAAAAACATTAATGCTGTTAATTCTTATGAAGCGATCACTTTGTTTGGTTTAGCTGAAATGAATCTTAAAAATATCGTTATTGAAGATTCTCAGTTCGACACGAAAAAAGCTTTAACAATCGTTGATGCAGAGGGAATTCAACTAAAAAATGTTAAACTGAAATATTCTGAAGGAACAGGAGCAACAGTTTACAACAGTAAAAATATCAACCTTTCAACAGTAAAATTTGAATCTGCAACTAAGCCGTTCGTTAAGGTTTTAGGAAATAAAACAGAAGCAGTCCTGTTACCAAAAGAAGTCAAGTCTGATAAAAATTCACTTTCTATCGGAACTGATGTAGCTAAAAATGCGGTTAAATAA
- a CDS encoding glycoside hydrolase 43 family protein, translated as MRTKILNIAAITLFSIASTYLNAQEKNYVSEVWTADQGKNFRNPVLYADYSDPDVIRVGDDYYMTASSFNEAPGLPILHSKDMVNWKLVNYALTDVLPSEHFSTPKRGDGVWAPSIRFHKGEFYIYWGDPDFGIYMIKTKDPLGTWEKPVLVMEGKGLIDSCPFWDEDGNAYLVHGWAGSRAGVKSILSLNKMNPEGTKVLDKGVHVFDGHDAHPTVEGPKMYKRNGYYYIFAPAGGVATGWQLVLRSKNIYGPYEEKVVLEQGSTKINGPHQGAWVDTPSGEDWFYHFQDVDAGGRIVHLQPMKWEKDWPVIGIDNNKNGIGEPVLTYKKPNVGQSYPIVTPNETDEFDGEKLGIQWQWSANENIVWSSKLPGQKFLRLFSMKVPEGEKNLWNVPNLLTQKFPAPNFAASTKVKLTPEDAKEGKTAGLLIMGLDHESIVITNKPDGYYLQLRRAEKADKGGEEKVLFETKLKGNEVYLKVNVNEPNGLCQFSYSENGKNFTKAGDVFQAKPGKWIGAKVGLYSVSTAKASRGGYADFDWFRITKN; from the coding sequence ATGAGGACAAAAATTTTAAATATAGCAGCAATCACACTATTTTCAATTGCTTCAACATATCTTAACGCACAGGAAAAAAACTACGTTTCCGAAGTCTGGACTGCAGATCAGGGAAAAAACTTTAGAAATCCTGTTTTGTATGCAGATTATTCCGATCCGGATGTGATTCGTGTCGGTGACGATTATTATATGACAGCTTCAAGTTTCAATGAAGCTCCGGGATTGCCCATTCTTCATTCAAAAGATATGGTGAACTGGAAATTAGTGAATTATGCACTTACTGACGTTCTTCCAAGCGAACATTTCTCTACCCCAAAAAGAGGTGACGGAGTTTGGGCTCCAAGCATCAGATTTCATAAAGGTGAATTTTACATTTATTGGGGAGATCCCGATTTCGGAATTTATATGATTAAAACCAAAGATCCATTGGGAACTTGGGAAAAGCCTGTTTTGGTAATGGAAGGAAAAGGCTTGATCGATTCCTGTCCGTTTTGGGATGAAGATGGAAACGCCTATTTAGTTCATGGCTGGGCGGGAAGCCGCGCCGGAGTGAAAAGTATTTTAAGCCTAAATAAAATGAATCCTGAAGGAACAAAGGTTTTGGATAAAGGAGTTCACGTTTTTGATGGTCACGATGCACATCCAACCGTTGAAGGTCCTAAAATGTATAAAAGAAATGGTTATTACTATATTTTTGCTCCTGCAGGAGGAGTTGCCACAGGTTGGCAATTGGTTTTAAGATCAAAAAATATTTACGGTCCTTACGAAGAGAAAGTTGTGTTGGAACAAGGCTCCACAAAAATCAACGGACCTCATCAGGGAGCTTGGGTAGATACGCCTTCAGGTGAAGATTGGTTTTACCATTTTCAGGATGTGGATGCGGGTGGAAGAATTGTTCATTTACAGCCTATGAAGTGGGAAAAAGACTGGCCTGTCATCGGAATCGATAATAATAAAAACGGAATCGGCGAACCGGTTTTAACCTATAAAAAACCAAACGTTGGGCAATCCTACCCTATCGTTACCCCAAATGAAACAGATGAATTTGATGGTGAAAAATTAGGAATTCAATGGCAATGGAGTGCCAACGAAAATATCGTCTGGTCATCCAAACTTCCGGGACAAAAATTTTTAAGATTATTTTCCATGAAAGTTCCTGAAGGTGAAAAAAATCTATGGAACGTTCCGAATTTATTAACCCAAAAATTCCCGGCACCAAACTTTGCGGCTTCAACAAAAGTGAAATTAACACCCGAAGATGCCAAAGAAGGAAAAACAGCGGGATTATTGATCATGGGATTAGATCATGAATCAATCGTGATTACCAACAAACCCGACGGATATTATCTACAACTGAGAAGAGCTGAAAAAGCAGATAAAGGCGGTGAAGAAAAAGTTTTATTTGAAACAAAATTAAAAGGAAACGAAGTTTATTTAAAAGTAAATGTAAACGAACCGAATGGTTTATGTCAATTCAGTTACAGTGAAAACGGAAAAAATTTCACAAAAGCAGGCGACGTTTTCCAAGCAAAACCAGGAAAATGGATTGGAGCTAAAGTCGGTTTGTACAGCGTAAGCACAGCAAAAGCCTCTCGCGGAGGATATGCCGATTTTGATTGGTTTAGAATTACTAAAAATTAA